The Girardinichthys multiradiatus isolate DD_20200921_A chromosome 24, DD_fGirMul_XY1, whole genome shotgun sequence genome has a window encoding:
- the LOC124861904 gene encoding T-cell surface antigen CD2-like codes for MMESSSFQPNMRRTTMKMASMPAASVFLLCCFAVTSVASQVCDQYAAMGRNFKVPLGYKLKPTDTLKWKFEDVTIFHQKQANVLMAKSNVNADGSLELTNLKKDQAGVYIPEVYDQSGKSRTMKSTNLCVLDPVKKPKVDATCKNPNDVEFKCIPDKVSDKQPGNVEYEWLQNEKVVKEKKYVFNMKAADTKADKFVCKVSNKASSETSESVTHNCAKIGLFGISIWVFVGGGAGIVILLIIIVIVCFVQSKRKRKLRLKDEEEFRLDWTTTQQQNHHHHLPPLPDHPPPHHHHRHQQQQQQQQAPGNTGPRQSRSKQNRQPRPRAPEPNGQPEPSPRRAVQEQKPANDADDEKPPPLPQPRKKVPKGQID; via the exons ATGATGGAAAGTTCTTCTTTTCAGCCAAATATGAGGAGGACGACAATGAAGATGGCATCGATGCCTGCAGCCTCTGTGTTTTTGCTCTGCTGCTTCGCCGTCACCTCCGTTGCCTCCCAAG TTTGTGACCAGTATGCTGCAATGGGCCGAAACTTCAAAGTTCCTCTGGGATACAAACTGAAACCTACTGATACTCTGAAGTGGAAGTTTGAAGACGTAACAATATTTCATCAAAAACAAGCAAATGTACTTATGGCAAAAAGTAATGTTAATGCAGATGGATCCCTCGAACTGACAAATCTGAAGAAGGACCAAGCAGGAGTTTACATCCCTGAGGTTTATGATCAAAGTGGAAAATCACGGACCATGAAGAGCACAAATTTATGTGTACTGG ATCCTGTGAAGAAGCCTAAAGTAGATGCAACATGTAAGAATCCAAATGATGTGGAGTTTAAATGCATTCCTGATAAGGTTTCTGACAAG CAACCTGGCAATGTGGAGTACGAATGGCTTCAGAATGAAAAGGTGGTGAAGgaaaaaaagtatgtttttaacATGAAAGCTGCAGACACTAAAGCCGACAAATTTGTTTGCAAAGTTTCCAACAAAGCCAGTAGTGAAACCAGCGAGTCGGTCACTCATAATTGTGCTAAAATAG GGCTGTTTGGAATAAGTATCTGGGTGTTTGTAGGTGGCGGAGCAG GTATTGTTATATTGCTGATTATCATCGTCATTGTTTGCTTTGTCCAAAGTAAACGAAAAAGGAAGCTGCGTCTGAAGG atgAGGAGGAGTTTCGTTTGGACTGGACCACTACACAGCAGCAAAATCACCATCAccatcttcctcctcttcctgatcatcctcctcctcatcatcaccatcgtcaccaacagcagcagcaacagcagcaggcaCCAGGCAACACCGGCCCTCGACAAAGCCGCTCTAAGCAGAACCGACAACCTCGACCTAGAGCCCCTGAACCCAACGGGCAACCTGAGCCCAGTCCACGGCGAGCCGTACAG GAGCAAAAACCTGCCAATGACGCTGATGACGAGaagcctcctcctcttcctcagcccAGGAAGAAAGTTCCCAAAGGACAAATAGATTAA